A region of Mycolicibacterium brumae DNA encodes the following proteins:
- a CDS encoding FAD-dependent oxidoreductase, with protein sequence MAYVITQNCCNDASCVVVCPVGCIHPRPDEPDFGTAEMLYIDAKTCIDCGACADACPVDAILPGNIRTEETEFYRAASDDFFGHHPQQPDWDRRLPLPVRGDAGGLRVAIVGSGAAGWYAAKDLLRHPGVEVHMFDRVPVPGGLIRHGVAPDHPDTKSVMRQFRWGREQEQRFSMHLGVEIGADLTHDDLTRHHHAVVYAHGATTERLLGVPGEQLPGVVGALGFVGWYNGHPDNADLAPELSGERVVVIGNGNVALDVARVITGDPNMLAHTDIADHALTALRSGAVREVVVLGRGGPAAASFTTPELHGLSQVPGLDVIVDPADLDGAPETPKTELLRLIAEREPTPGNKRIVLRFNVTADEILGEDRVTGVRVRCGDRVEEIDACLVVRAVGFLGAPMPGVPFDAERAIIPTVDARVVDADTPLAGVYATGWARRGPRGGIGSNRTCAEETVLAVLDDYAAGRLPTPTGGDIGYLLRGKRDRVVDKAGWAAIDESERAAGARSGRPRRKLTDAQEMLGAASSGRRRLPLWPLRHQMVPAKH encoded by the coding sequence ATGGCCTACGTCATCACCCAGAATTGCTGCAACGACGCCTCCTGCGTGGTGGTGTGCCCGGTCGGCTGCATCCACCCGCGCCCGGACGAGCCGGACTTCGGAACGGCAGAGATGCTCTACATCGACGCCAAGACCTGCATCGACTGCGGAGCCTGCGCGGACGCCTGCCCGGTGGACGCGATCTTGCCGGGCAATATCCGCACCGAGGAGACGGAGTTCTACCGGGCCGCCAGCGACGACTTCTTCGGCCACCACCCGCAGCAGCCGGACTGGGACCGCCGTTTACCGCTGCCGGTGCGCGGCGACGCCGGCGGCCTGCGGGTGGCGATCGTCGGGTCCGGGGCGGCCGGCTGGTACGCAGCCAAGGACCTGCTGCGCCACCCGGGCGTCGAGGTGCACATGTTCGACCGTGTTCCCGTCCCCGGCGGTCTGATCCGCCACGGTGTGGCGCCCGACCACCCGGACACCAAAAGCGTGATGCGCCAGTTCCGTTGGGGCCGCGAGCAGGAACAGCGTTTTTCGATGCACCTGGGCGTGGAGATCGGTGCGGACCTTACGCACGACGACCTGACACGCCACCACCACGCGGTCGTCTACGCGCACGGCGCGACCACCGAGCGACTGCTGGGAGTCCCCGGCGAACAGTTGCCGGGCGTGGTGGGCGCGCTGGGCTTCGTCGGCTGGTACAACGGCCACCCCGACAACGCCGACCTGGCGCCGGAGCTATCGGGTGAGCGGGTCGTCGTCATCGGCAACGGCAACGTCGCGCTGGACGTCGCCCGGGTGATCACCGGCGACCCGAACATGCTGGCGCACACCGACATCGCTGATCACGCACTCACCGCCCTGCGCTCCGGCGCGGTGCGTGAGGTGGTCGTGCTGGGCCGCGGCGGACCCGCTGCCGCCTCCTTCACCACCCCGGAATTGCACGGCTTGTCGCAGGTTCCCGGGCTGGATGTCATCGTCGACCCGGCGGATCTCGATGGCGCGCCCGAGACACCCAAGACCGAGCTGTTGCGTCTCATCGCCGAACGTGAGCCGACGCCCGGCAACAAGCGGATCGTGTTGCGGTTCAACGTGACCGCCGATGAGATCCTCGGCGAGGACCGGGTGACCGGCGTGCGGGTGCGCTGCGGCGACCGCGTCGAGGAGATCGACGCCTGCCTAGTGGTCCGCGCGGTCGGTTTCCTGGGCGCGCCGATGCCCGGGGTGCCGTTCGACGCCGAGCGGGCCATCATCCCCACCGTCGACGCCCGTGTCGTCGACGCCGACACGCCGCTGGCCGGGGTGTACGCCACCGGCTGGGCCCGGCGTGGCCCGCGCGGCGGCATCGGCAGCAACCGGACCTGCGCCGAGGAGACCGTGTTGGCGGTGCTCGACGACTACGCCGCCGGCCGGCTGCCCACCCCGACCGGGGGCGACATCGGCTATCTGCTGCGCGGCAAACGGGATCGTGTCGTCGACAAGGCGGGGTGGGCCGCGATCGATGAATCCGAGCGCGCCGCGGGCGCGCGGAGCGGACGCCCACGACGCAAACTCACCGACGCCCAGGAGATGCTCGGGGCGGCTAGCTCCGGCCGCCGACGGCTGCCGCTGTGGCCGCTGCGTCATCAGATGGTTCCGGCGAAACATTGA
- a CDS encoding DUF4873 domain-containing protein yields the protein MARHTWRPRDDQPVHAPELRGQAPADYRFTDAHDREEQEDDEDYHGPAVLTTADGSAFQVDIHVIGVYQPTENTVRWYGRVAPSKAQKQAHQTLNQPVTIQVDGNAPVPALLTDHDPWCGSQITGAGDAPYVIPLVDELADI from the coding sequence ATCGCCCGTCACACCTGGAGGCCACGCGATGACCAGCCTGTCCACGCCCCCGAGCTACGAGGTCAAGCGCCAGCAGACTACCGGTTCACCGACGCCCACGACCGCGAGGAACAGGAGGACGACGAGGACTACCACGGTCCCGCCGTGCTCACCACCGCCGACGGCTCCGCGTTCCAGGTCGACATCCACGTCATCGGCGTCTACCAACCGACCGAGAACACCGTGCGCTGGTACGGCCGGGTGGCCCCGTCAAAGGCGCAGAAGCAGGCGCACCAGACGCTGAACCAGCCGGTGACCATCCAGGTCGACGGCAATGCCCCGGTGCCCGCGCTGCTCACCGACCACGACCCGTGGTGCGGTTCGCAGATCACCGGCGCCGGCGACGCCCCGTACGTCATTCCGCTGGTCGACGAGCTCGCCGACATCTAG
- a CDS encoding TetR/AcrR family transcriptional regulator, giving the protein MSAQAAVPGGGNTSSRILDAVLRVAEATGLHKLSMDEIARAGRIGRATLYLHFPGRDAVVKAAVERELARYFERVTAAVEPFDDPEVRLVRGFAAGYRELRDHRALQTVLRTNPDVIRPYFMGPHSPAMDRSRDFIESLLRGENLPESMQPAFAEHIARAIHSLVLTPGGVLGIDAPDGPENYARNFLVPVLRAMIADGAVDVPS; this is encoded by the coding sequence ATGAGTGCGCAGGCAGCGGTTCCGGGCGGCGGCAACACGTCGTCCCGGATCCTGGACGCGGTGCTCCGGGTCGCCGAGGCCACCGGCCTGCACAAGCTCTCCATGGACGAGATCGCCCGCGCCGGCCGGATCGGGCGCGCGACGTTGTATCTGCATTTCCCGGGGCGCGACGCGGTCGTCAAAGCCGCGGTGGAACGCGAGTTGGCCCGCTACTTCGAACGGGTGACCGCGGCCGTCGAACCGTTCGACGACCCCGAGGTGCGGTTGGTGCGCGGATTCGCGGCCGGATACCGCGAACTCCGCGATCATCGCGCGCTGCAGACCGTCCTGCGCACCAATCCGGACGTCATCCGGCCCTACTTCATGGGACCGCACAGCCCCGCGATGGACCGGTCCCGCGACTTCATCGAGTCGTTGCTGCGGGGCGAAAACCTTCCGGAATCGATGCAGCCCGCGTTTGCCGAGCACATCGCCCGTGCCATCCACTCCCTGGTGCTGACGCCGGGCGGGGTGCTCGGCATCGACGCCCCCGACGGCCCGGAGAACTACGCGCGCAACTTCCTGGTGCCGGTGCTGCGCGCCATGATCGCCGACGGTGCGGTCGACGTGCCGAGCTGA
- a CDS encoding LapA family protein: protein MSSEQPDPVADVHTPGTPPPPQETKFTRAAALWGALIMGFLILIVLLIFIAQNTEPTPFHFLGWRWQLPLGVATLFAAIAGGLITVAVGAVRIFQLRRVAKRNLKLH from the coding sequence ATGAGCAGTGAGCAGCCCGACCCGGTCGCCGACGTGCACACTCCGGGGACGCCCCCGCCACCGCAGGAGACGAAGTTCACCCGGGCGGCCGCCCTGTGGGGCGCGCTGATCATGGGCTTCCTGATCCTGATCGTGTTGCTGATCTTCATCGCGCAGAACACCGAGCCGACGCCGTTCCACTTCCTCGGCTGGCGCTGGCAGCTGCCGCTGGGGGTGGCGACGCTGTTCGCGGCCATCGCCGGCGGGCTGATCACCGTCGCGGTCGGCGCGGTGCGGATCTTCCAGCTGCGCCGGGTCGCCAAGCGCAACCTCAAGCTGCACTAA
- a CDS encoding putative glycolipid-binding domain-containing protein, producing the protein MSAAPNDEHHDNWPAILTWRGHNDRRMESVRVQLSGSRLKAYGRIVSAATDTAPAFSASYDLVTDESGATKRLSMTVTLAERERQLSIARDEENMWLVQTPAGQISRLAYDGALDVDVVFSPFFNALPIRRTALHQRKDTLILPIVYVWLPDMEVKPATLSYTSLGDGNIDLSSPLGDTRITVDGDGFIQDYPGLAERI; encoded by the coding sequence GTGAGCGCAGCCCCGAATGACGAGCACCACGACAACTGGCCGGCGATCCTCACCTGGCGTGGCCACAACGACCGGCGGATGGAGTCGGTGCGGGTGCAGCTGTCAGGCAGCCGGCTCAAGGCCTACGGCCGGATCGTGTCCGCCGCGACCGACACCGCGCCGGCGTTCTCCGCGTCCTATGACCTGGTCACCGATGAATCCGGGGCGACCAAACGGTTGTCGATGACGGTGACGCTGGCCGAACGCGAACGCCAGCTGTCCATTGCCCGCGACGAAGAGAACATGTGGCTGGTGCAGACCCCGGCCGGGCAGATCTCGCGGCTCGCCTACGACGGAGCGCTGGACGTCGACGTGGTGTTCAGCCCGTTCTTCAACGCGCTGCCGATCCGCCGGACCGCGCTGCACCAGCGCAAGGACACCCTGATCCTGCCGATCGTGTACGTCTGGCTGCCCGATATGGAGGTCAAGCCGGCGACGCTGAGCTACACCTCGCTCGGCGACGGGAACATCGACCTGTCGTCGCCGCTGGGCGACACCCGGATCACCGTCGACGGCGACGGCTTCATCCAAGACTATCCGGGCCTGGCAGAGCGGATCTGA
- a CDS encoding prephenate dehydrogenase, with protein sequence MCVLGLGLIGGSLLRAAAAAGYPVYGYNRSVEGARAATADGYDAGTDLAVALTRAAEQDALIVVAVPMPALAHILDRVAEIAPDCALTDVTSVKGAVLDAVTDAGLRARFVGGHPMTGTAHSGWQAGSVSLFQGAPWVLAVDDGVDPQVWMTVMRLALDCGAVVVPARSDEHDAAAAAISHLPHLLAEALSQTAAEVPLAFALAAGSFRDGTRVAGTAPELVRAMCEANATDLLTALDRALDLLIRARQGLATHRSVAELVEAGHAARVRYDSFPRPDLVNVTVGEPGWRDGLAAAGRAGAVIRSALPGPDSLG encoded by the coding sequence ATCTGTGTCCTCGGCCTCGGCCTGATCGGCGGCTCGCTGTTGCGGGCCGCCGCGGCCGCCGGCTACCCGGTGTACGGCTACAACCGCAGCGTGGAGGGGGCCCGCGCGGCGACCGCCGACGGCTACGACGCCGGCACCGACCTGGCCGTGGCGCTGACCCGCGCCGCCGAGCAGGACGCGCTGATCGTGGTCGCGGTGCCGATGCCTGCGCTGGCTCACATCCTGGACCGGGTCGCCGAAATCGCGCCGGACTGCGCGCTGACCGATGTCACCAGTGTCAAGGGCGCCGTGCTCGACGCGGTGACCGACGCCGGCCTGCGGGCCCGGTTCGTCGGTGGGCATCCGATGACCGGCACCGCGCACTCGGGCTGGCAGGCCGGCAGTGTGTCGCTGTTCCAGGGCGCGCCGTGGGTGCTGGCCGTCGACGACGGAGTGGACCCGCAGGTGTGGATGACGGTGATGCGGCTGGCGCTGGACTGCGGCGCGGTGGTGGTGCCGGCCCGCTCCGACGAGCACGACGCGGCCGCCGCGGCGATCTCCCACCTGCCGCACCTGCTGGCCGAGGCGCTGTCGCAGACCGCGGCGGAGGTCCCGCTGGCGTTCGCGTTGGCCGCCGGATCGTTCCGGGACGGCACCCGGGTGGCGGGCACCGCGCCGGAACTGGTCCGCGCCATGTGCGAGGCGAACGCCACCGATCTGCTGACGGCGCTGGACCGCGCCCTGGATCTGCTGATCCGCGCCCGCCAGGGGCTGGCCACGCATCGCTCGGTGGCCGAGCTGGTCGAGGCGGGCCATGCCGCCCGGGTGCGCTACGACAGTTTCCCGCGGCCGGATCTGGTCAACGTGACCGTCGGCGAGCCGGGGTGGCGTGACGGCCTGGCCGCGGCCGGGCGGGCCGGGGCGGTGATCAGATCCGCTCTGCCAGGCCCGGATAGTCTTGGATGA
- a CDS encoding tRNA adenosine deaminase-associated protein, whose protein sequence is MGTQPDSHGVSVVQVDGKWRCTTVADRALGGLADFETALRELRAAGAVFGLVDIDHEFFVIVRPGPGGARLLLSDATAALDYDLAAEVLERLDADIDDDELEDAEPFAEGDLGVLADLGLPAGVLGVILADTDLYADEQLMRIAQEMGFDDEFAAILDS, encoded by the coding sequence ATGGGTACACAGCCGGACAGCCATGGGGTCTCCGTGGTGCAGGTCGACGGCAAATGGCGCTGCACCACCGTGGCCGATCGGGCGCTGGGCGGCCTGGCCGACTTCGAGACCGCGCTGCGCGAACTCCGGGCCGCGGGCGCGGTGTTCGGGCTGGTCGACATCGATCACGAGTTCTTCGTCATCGTGCGGCCCGGCCCGGGCGGCGCCCGGCTGCTGCTCTCCGACGCCACCGCCGCGCTGGACTACGACCTGGCCGCCGAGGTGCTGGAACGCCTCGACGCCGATATCGACGACGACGAGTTGGAGGACGCCGAGCCGTTCGCCGAGGGCGACCTGGGGGTGCTGGCCGACCTCGGGCTGCCCGCCGGGGTGCTGGGTGTCATCCTCGCCGACACCGATCTGTACGCCGACGAGCAGTTGATGCGGATCGCGCAGGAGATGGGCTTCGACGACGAGTTCGCCGCCATCCTGGACTCCTGA
- a CDS encoding nucleoside deaminase: MDDEALIRAALAAAAAAGADDVPIGAVLIGADGVELARAANARERLGDPTAHAEILALRAGAAVVGDGWRLEGATLAVTVEPCVMCAGALVAARVSRLVFGAWEPKTGAVGSLWDVVRDRRLSHRPQVRGGVLADECAAPLRDFFAGHRRD; the protein is encoded by the coding sequence GTGGACGACGAGGCCCTGATCCGGGCGGCGCTTGCGGCCGCGGCGGCCGCCGGCGCCGACGACGTGCCGATCGGGGCGGTGCTGATCGGCGCCGACGGGGTGGAACTGGCCCGGGCGGCCAATGCCCGGGAACGCCTCGGCGACCCCACCGCGCACGCCGAGATCCTGGCGTTGCGGGCGGGCGCGGCGGTGGTGGGCGACGGCTGGCGGCTGGAGGGCGCGACGCTGGCGGTCACCGTGGAACCGTGCGTCATGTGCGCCGGGGCGCTGGTCGCCGCGCGGGTGTCGCGGCTGGTGTTCGGCGCCTGGGAACCCAAGACCGGCGCCGTCGGCTCGCTGTGGGACGTGGTGCGCGACCGTCGGCTCAGCCACCGCCCGCAGGTCCGCGGCGGGGTGCTGGCCGACGAATGCGCGGCGCCGCTGCGGGACTTTTTCGCCGGCCACCGCCGCGATTAG
- a CDS encoding tyrosine-type recombinase/integrase, with product MATIDSYETKSGQTRYRVRYRKPDRKQTDKRGFKRKRDAEAFAATVEVRKMTGEFVAETAGWVTVAELAPDWLARKESATAKSNYRMTESAWRVHVKPAWGSTRVADIDPLAVEAWVAKMGKDGKGTTTILRAHGVLAGILDDAVRSRPKRLASNPARGIEGLPKKVRGRHIYLTADDVHRLAAESGDHRALVYVLALCGTRWGETIALRVRDVQFLKRRLTVADNAVQLGSDHAVGLTKGRVIREVPVPGFVLDELAPLCKGKRPEDLVFPGPGGKYLPRPKSKDGWFSGAVKRAKVQKITPHDLRHTAASLAVSAGVNVLALQRMLGHKSAKVTLDTYADLFDDDLDAVAVTLHAKYSPADSRDCGQSVGTGA from the coding sequence ATGGCGACGATTGATTCCTACGAGACCAAGAGTGGCCAGACCCGTTACCGGGTGCGCTACCGGAAGCCGGATCGCAAGCAGACCGACAAGCGCGGATTCAAGCGGAAGCGGGACGCCGAGGCGTTCGCCGCGACCGTCGAGGTCCGCAAGATGACGGGTGAGTTCGTCGCCGAGACGGCCGGGTGGGTCACCGTCGCCGAGCTGGCCCCGGATTGGCTGGCCCGCAAGGAATCAGCGACCGCCAAGTCGAACTACCGAATGACGGAATCGGCGTGGCGCGTCCATGTGAAACCGGCCTGGGGGTCGACGCGGGTCGCCGACATTGATCCGCTGGCCGTCGAGGCGTGGGTCGCCAAGATGGGCAAGGACGGCAAGGGCACCACAACGATCCTGCGCGCGCACGGCGTCCTGGCGGGCATCCTCGACGACGCTGTGCGATCGAGGCCGAAGCGGTTGGCGTCGAACCCTGCACGCGGAATCGAGGGCCTGCCGAAGAAGGTCCGCGGCCGCCACATCTACCTCACCGCCGATGATGTGCACCGGCTGGCCGCCGAGTCCGGCGATCACCGCGCCCTGGTCTACGTCCTGGCGCTGTGCGGCACCCGCTGGGGCGAGACGATCGCGCTGCGGGTGCGCGACGTCCAGTTCCTCAAACGCAGGCTGACCGTCGCAGACAACGCGGTGCAGCTCGGATCGGATCACGCGGTCGGGCTGACCAAGGGCCGGGTGATCCGTGAGGTTCCGGTGCCGGGGTTCGTCCTCGATGAGCTGGCCCCGCTGTGCAAGGGCAAGCGGCCCGAGGATCTGGTGTTCCCCGGTCCCGGCGGGAAGTACCTTCCGCGGCCGAAGTCGAAAGACGGGTGGTTCTCTGGGGCGGTGAAGCGGGCCAAGGTGCAGAAGATCACGCCGCACGATCTCCGGCACACCGCGGCGAGCTTGGCGGTGTCGGCCGGGGTGAACGTCCTGGCGTTGCAGCGGATGCTCGGGCACAAGAGCGCGAAGGTCACCTTGGACACTTACGCGGACCTGTTCGACGACGATCTCGACGCCGTGGCCGTCACTCTGCATGCCAAGTATTCGCCAGCAGATAGCCGGGATTGTGGGCAAAGTGTGGGCACCGGGGCCTGA
- a CDS encoding helix-turn-helix domain-containing protein, with protein MAGDQGGSKPEKKAPRLGATGDAVRRNVRRLRDAQGLSAADVSKRLDTLGRPIPLVGIQRIESGERRPDADDLVALAVVLGVSPSTLLMPSGVAAEDVVSASSIEVEAALLWDWLIARRPLPDESGPLLYERAAIRFFDRALPPWESITIEAGVLGSGEPSEFMKRTLLRKFYPDGVPDGDD; from the coding sequence ATGGCAGGCGATCAGGGTGGCAGCAAGCCCGAGAAGAAGGCACCGCGCCTCGGCGCGACCGGCGATGCGGTGCGCCGCAACGTTCGGCGTCTGCGGGACGCACAGGGCCTGTCCGCAGCAGACGTGTCAAAGCGTCTAGACACCCTCGGCCGACCGATCCCCTTGGTCGGTATTCAGCGGATCGAGTCAGGAGAACGCAGGCCAGACGCCGACGATCTGGTGGCCTTGGCGGTCGTGCTGGGGGTGTCTCCGTCGACGCTGTTGATGCCCTCCGGGGTGGCCGCGGAAGATGTTGTGTCAGCGAGCAGCATCGAAGTCGAGGCCGCACTCTTGTGGGATTGGCTGATCGCCCGCCGGCCACTACCCGACGAGTCCGGCCCGCTCCTGTACGAGCGCGCGGCGATCCGGTTCTTTGATCGGGCGTTGCCGCCGTGGGAGTCCATCACGATCGAGGCCGGGGTGCTGGGCAGCGGGGAGCCCTCGGAGTTCATGAAGCGCACGTTGCTGCGGAAGTTCTACCCGGACGGGGTGCCTGATGGCGACGATTGA
- a CDS encoding helix-turn-helix transcriptional regulator — MADTPNGLDTATSKEVAEYLRTSEMGLAQLRYKGNGPKFVRVGKRKVIYRWADVLAYLDANTMTRTDDHPKGAA; from the coding sequence ATGGCGGATACGCCCAACGGGCTGGACACCGCGACCAGCAAGGAGGTCGCCGAGTACCTGCGAACAAGCGAGATGGGTCTCGCGCAACTCCGCTACAAGGGCAACGGCCCGAAGTTCGTCAGGGTCGGCAAGCGCAAGGTGATCTACCGCTGGGCCGACGTCCTGGCGTACCTCGACGCCAACACGATGACCCGCACCGACGACCACCCCAAGGGGGCGGCGTGA
- a CDS encoding DUF2742 domain-containing protein — protein MNAAANRSRPHLGAGLPASNQVAFAEVLRFVADLGVDPTRVLTAGTPAWCELPDDHPDKLAAVLAAGVHHALRVDLAQAARAEASRAVSASTDWSRVGRPRPDSYIERISA, from the coding sequence GTGAACGCCGCTGCCAACCGGAGCCGGCCCCACCTCGGGGCCGGCCTCCCGGCGTCCAACCAAGTCGCGTTCGCCGAGGTGCTGCGCTTCGTCGCCGACCTCGGCGTCGACCCGACCCGCGTCCTGACCGCTGGCACCCCGGCATGGTGCGAGCTGCCCGACGATCACCCGGACAAGCTCGCCGCCGTCCTGGCCGCCGGTGTCCATCACGCGCTGCGCGTCGATCTCGCCCAGGCCGCTCGCGCCGAGGCATCCCGCGCCGTGTCGGCGTCGACCGACTGGTCGCGCGTCGGCCGCCCCCGCCCCGACTCCTACATCGAACGGATCTCGGCATGA
- a CDS encoding terminase large subunit domain-containing protein yields the protein MKGGAKGIVTADPLDLSGLPDGRAERRLAFIAEHLVVPKGVGAGEPVRLREFQREIILGAFSPGVRTGLVSMARANGKTGLASMLAVAELFVGPPSAEVLVVASDARQAGITLRMAKRMIELNPELAERCHIYADRIVLPENDGLLLPLPAEPGALHGHDPSLLIVDELHVVTEAVWEAVTSMSGKRPESLTLAISTPASSPDSVMWRLVEHGRAGEDPAFFLREFCAPDGCDTADRDAWREANPALACDEPFLAEDGIEAARQTLREPVFRQLRLGQWVTGAEAWLPFGAWDACQARRKVRPRERVVLAFDGSASGDSTALVGCTLDGHLWIEGLWENPKDPRWRVPREDVDRAVDAAFARYDVAELACDPWGWRSEIEAWAKRHGERRVLEYNTAHAGRMAPATDRLYQAVVTNAVTHDGDSRLAAHVAHCTAKRTPQGDLVSKDKRGSPRKIDAAVAAIVAYDRAAHHKTQKGRRTRSFAC from the coding sequence GTGAAGGGCGGCGCGAAGGGCATCGTGACGGCTGATCCGTTGGATCTGTCCGGGTTGCCTGATGGTCGTGCTGAGCGTCGGCTGGCTTTCATCGCCGAGCACCTGGTGGTGCCGAAGGGTGTTGGTGCGGGGGAGCCGGTGCGGCTGCGGGAGTTTCAGCGGGAGATCATCCTCGGCGCGTTTTCCCCTGGTGTCCGTACTGGTCTGGTGTCGATGGCGCGGGCGAACGGCAAGACGGGTTTGGCGTCGATGTTGGCGGTTGCTGAGTTGTTCGTGGGGCCGCCGAGCGCCGAGGTGCTGGTGGTCGCCTCGGACGCTCGCCAGGCTGGAATCACGCTCAGGATGGCCAAGCGCATGATCGAGCTGAACCCGGAGCTTGCTGAGCGGTGCCACATTTACGCCGATCGGATCGTGCTGCCTGAGAACGACGGGTTGCTGTTGCCGTTGCCGGCTGAGCCGGGTGCACTGCATGGTCACGATCCGAGTCTGTTGATCGTCGACGAGCTGCATGTGGTGACCGAGGCCGTGTGGGAGGCCGTGACGTCGATGTCGGGTAAGCGCCCGGAGTCGCTGACCTTGGCGATCAGCACGCCGGCCAGCTCGCCGGATTCGGTGATGTGGCGTCTCGTCGAGCATGGCCGCGCCGGGGAAGATCCGGCGTTCTTCCTGCGGGAGTTCTGCGCCCCTGATGGGTGTGACACCGCTGATCGGGATGCGTGGCGTGAGGCCAATCCGGCGTTGGCGTGTGATGAGCCGTTCCTGGCCGAGGATGGGATCGAGGCTGCGCGTCAGACGTTGCGGGAGCCGGTGTTTCGCCAGCTGCGTCTCGGTCAGTGGGTTACGGGTGCTGAGGCGTGGTTGCCGTTCGGAGCGTGGGACGCCTGCCAGGCTCGCCGGAAGGTTCGCCCGCGGGAGCGGGTGGTGCTGGCGTTCGACGGATCCGCCTCCGGGGACTCGACGGCTCTGGTGGGTTGCACGCTCGACGGGCACCTGTGGATCGAGGGCCTGTGGGAGAACCCGAAGGATCCGCGCTGGCGTGTGCCGCGCGAGGACGTCGACCGGGCTGTCGATGCCGCGTTCGCCCGCTACGACGTCGCCGAGCTGGCGTGTGATCCGTGGGGTTGGCGTTCGGAGATCGAGGCGTGGGCCAAGCGTCACGGTGAGCGCCGGGTGCTGGAATACAACACCGCCCACGCCGGCCGCATGGCACCGGCCACCGATCGGCTGTATCAGGCCGTGGTCACCAATGCGGTGACTCACGACGGGGATTCGCGCCTGGCTGCTCACGTCGCGCATTGCACGGCGAAGCGGACCCCGCAGGGGGATCTCGTCAGCAAGGACAAGCGCGGTTCGCCGCGGAAGATCGACGCTGCTGTGGCCGCCATCGTGGCCTACGACCGCGCAGCGCACCACAAAACCCAAAAAGGCCGCAGGACTAGGAGTTTCGCGTGTTGA